In Sulfolobales archaeon, the genomic stretch TCCAGCTGTAACTTTCATAAGCTATTGCTTATTTTACAACTGAAAGCCTCGTCCTTTAGGGCGGGGATGGTGTAATGCTTATAAGCTTTGATGTTAGCACTAGGTTAGATGATGATGCGGTTAAGCATGGCAACCAGGCCCCCGGATGATCATAGATGGGGGCTGGCATCCATATCCCCGAGTCCCCGAGAGGGGATAGGGGTAATTAGCCGGAGACCCGGCCCAGGGCTAAACCATGCGAGAGATCAGGGTGATCTACTATAGAATTGAAAGGGGAGGAGGTCAGAATTTATTATGATAAAAATAATTGTTGTAATAAGGTGGGCCCTGATGCCTAGTAGAGTGTGGATCGTTACAGCATCGATATATATTCTAGAAAACATATGGAGCTTCTATGTAAGAGGAGATCTAGAAGAAGTTGAAAAGATAATTGTTGTTGATGAAGGAGATGAGCTGGTTCGAAGCAAATCTAGGGAGCTCCTAAGAGATCTTGATGTAGAATTCCACGGGCCTAGGGAGAGGGAGAATTTCTTCAGGAGTAGATATGGTTCCTCTTATGAGAAATACCTATCTCTAATACCAGAGAGATCCCATGCTGAGACGAGCTACGGCTTCCTCCTAGCCTATGAAGCTGGTGTGGATTATGTGTTAGAGCTTGATGATGATGTCTACCCGGAAAATGGGTTTAGCCTTGTTAAGGATCACATATCGAATTTGAGATCCGCAAATGGGAAATACGTTGAATCTCCTGGAAAATGGATTAACACAATAGATTTCCTAGTCCTAGACCCAAGAATCGATCTCTTTCCGAGGGGACACCCATATGATCCATCGACGAGGATTAGAAGCTATAGATTTGGAGATGTAGATGGCGAGTGTGTATTGAATATGGGGCTTTGGACAGGGCATCCAGATCTGGATGCCCTAACAATACTCTACCTGGGAGGCCTCGATGGGAGGGCTAGGGTGAGTTCTATCTCCATAACTGAGAAAAGGGTTATCCCTGCGAGGGGCAACTACTTCGCGGTATGTTCTATGAATACATCATTTTCGAGAAAGATTATCCCAGCCTTCTACCAGCTTTATATGAGGTATATGGGGATAGATAGGTTTGACGATATATGGTCTGGGATCTTTTTAAAGAAGATCGCTGATAGGATAGGTGATCTAATGTGCATCGGTTCTCCAGCTGCGAGACATGTTAAAAGACCTAGATCTGTTTGGAAGGATCTAAGGGCAGAGCTCGAGGGTATGATAATAAATGAGACGTTATGGAAAATAGTGGATCAGGCGGAGATAGATAGCAAGAACTATGCAGATAGCTATATAGAGCTAGCAGATTATATAGCCAAGAGACTCGGTGAATTTAGGGAGGAGCTCCATAGAAAGTTCCTCGAAGCCCAGATATATAGAATGAGGCTATGGGTCGAGGCCCTCGATAAACTGGGTTAATCCTAATTAATATGTTTCAGAGGGATTTTCGGGGATGTGATGAATGGATATAGTTCTTTTCTTCGAGATCCACCAGCCCCTAAGGATAGCTCCTCTAATAGATATTCCCCCAGGCCTAGAGATAAAGGATCCTAAGGCGCTTTTCGAATGGGGTTTAAATGAATATGTGTTTAAAAGGGTTGCTGAGAGGGTGTATATAAAGGCATCAAAGATCCTCTATAAGAGCTTACAGGAGAATCCAGGATTTAAATTCACAATTAGCGTTTCAGGCATAGCATTAGAGCTTATGAGGAGATGGGCGCCTGAGGCTATAGAGCTTATGAGGAGGATGGCTGAGACGGAGAGGGTAGAGTTTACAGCACAGACATATTATCACTCACTAGCATGGCTTATAGATAGAGGGGAGTTTATAGAGCAGGTTTGGGAGCATGTGAAGATCTTAGACGAGCTGATAGGATATAAGCCTACATCTGCTGAGAACAGCGAGTTCATATATAACAATGATGTTGGCTGCACCCTAGCCTCTATGGGATTTAAGGTAGTAGTTACAGAGGGTGTTGAATGGATACAGGGTTTCTCCGGGTATAACTATGTATATGAAAACCCCCTCTGCGGTGTTAGACTATTGCTTAGAAACTATAGGTTAAGCGATGATATAGGATTTAGATTTAGCCTCAGAACATGGGATCAGTATCCCCTTACAGCTGATAAATATGCATCATGGCTTGAAGCCTCTCCCGGGGATGTAGTCTTTGTAGCGATGGACTACGAGACCTTTGGAGAGCATCACTGGCCAGAAACAGGGATTTATGAGTTTTTGGAGTGGCTTCCAAGGGAGATCTCGAGAAGGCCTAGGCTTAGGTTCTCAACAGTTACAGAGGCTGCTACGATGAATAGGGCTAGAGGCATATATGATGTGCCGCCATGGAATACAATAAGCTGGGCAGATGAGAGGGATCTATCAGCATGGATCGGCAATGAGATTCAGAGGATAGCTCTTGAAACGCTTAAAAACCTCTATAGCTATGCAAAGGCGCTTGGAGGAGATGTTCTCAGGCTATGGAGATTATTCTCGATGTCAGATCATTTTTATTATCAGGCAACTAAAACAGGCCCTGCAGGTGAGGTTCACAGCTATTTCAACCCATATGGAAGCCCCTATAGGGCTCAGATAACATATTTAAGAGCATTAGATATGCTTGCTAAATATATAGCTGAGAGAGCTAGGAGAGATATATGTGAGTTTCTGAAAAAATTTAGAGCACAGGATAAATACTGCTTCTACTTCAGAAATCAAAAAGGGCTCTACATTGGCGTTAAAGCATGTAGCTATGGTGAGCTTCTAAACGCCCTAGAAACCCTGCCTCGAGATATCACTGAACATCATATTGCTAGAAGAGACATAGATGCATGGCTTAAGAATGTATTGCTGATAGAAGGCGACCTTAAGGAGATAAATGAGAAATGCAGCATCAAAGCCCATCCTTGATACTGCTTGAGCTTTTGTCTGGCTTACATTGAAAGCCGAGCTCCGGTAGACTTATTACCACATTACTCTCCATGTCTATGATTATGCTAAGACGTTCTCGGGGGTGAAGGCTTAGTACTCATTGGTTAATAAGACTAAAAAGCCTGTTCAAGGCTGATGGTTTATAGCATTCTGAAAGATTGAGGAAGCCGTAATCAAGTTAGTGTTTAACCGGATCGATTTCACATATAAAACTTGGTTAACTCTTATGTATCTTTGAGGGTTAGCATATGTCGAGAATACTGCCTGAAGTTAGGAAAAGCTATGGAACATTACCTAACTATATCTATGGCGAGTTTAGATCTTCAGCGTCTGCTAAATTCCTCAAGATCTATAACCCGGCTCTTGATGAGGTGATTGGAGAGGTTCCTATATCAACTAGGGATGAGATCTCTGAGGCTGTTGATGCTGCCTATGAGGCTTTTAATAAGTGGAGGGAAGTACCTATAACTAAGAGGATCCAGTATCTATATAAGATCAAAGATATACTTGAGAGACATTTAGAGGATATCGCAAGGATCATAACACAGAATCATGGGAAAACTATACACGAGGCTAGGGGGGATATGAGGAGGACTATAGACAATGTTGAGGCAGCGATATCGGCAGCATATACGCTGGCTAAGGGAGAGTATATGCAGAACATAGCAGAGGGTATAGATGAATATATGGTTAGAGAGCCCCTCGGGGTATTTGTTATTGTAACACCTTTTAACTTTCCCACAATGATACCATTCTGGTTTATACCATATGCAATAGTTACTGGAAACACCGTTGTGGTTAAGCCAAGCGAGATAACCCCGGCACCGTTTCACTATATAATAGAACTTCTACATAGAGAGGCAGGTCTTCCAAAGGGGGTGTTAAATGTTGTACATGGAGACGGAAGTGTTGTGGAGGAGCTTATTAAGAATAAAAAGGTGGTGGGTGTTGCATCTGTTGGGAGTAGCCAGACAGCTGAGAGGATCTATAGGCTTGCAGGGGAATATGGGAAGAGAAGCCTTAATGGAGGAGGGGCGAAGAACTTTGTTGTTGTGATGCCGGATGCGGATCTTGATAGATATATCCAATCCATAATAAGCTCGTTTTTCGGAAATGCGGGGCAGAGATGTCTAGCAGGGTCAAACCTAGTTCTAGTAGGTGAGATATATAACAAGGGGCTTAAGGCATTTGTAGAGAATGCATCGAAGCTCAAGCTTGGATATGGGCTGGATGAGAGCGTTGATATGGGGCCTCTTGTTACTAACAAGGCTAGGGAGAGGGTTATAAGCTATATTGAAAGGGGTATTGAGGAAGGTGCTAAGCTAATCCTAGATGGTAGAGGTGCTAGGGTTCCAGAATATCCCAAAGGCTATTTCCTAGGGCCAACGATATTCGAGGGGGTTACGCCTGATATGGTTATAGCTAGGGAAGAGATCTTTGGCCCGGTTGCTAGTGTGATAAAGGCTGAGAGTCTAGATGAGGCTATAGAGATGATTAATAAGAGCGAGTATGGT encodes the following:
- a CDS encoding glycoside hydrolase family 57 protein → MDIVLFFEIHQPLRIAPLIDIPPGLEIKDPKALFEWGLNEYVFKRVAERVYIKASKILYKSLQENPGFKFTISVSGIALELMRRWAPEAIELMRRMAETERVEFTAQTYYHSLAWLIDRGEFIEQVWEHVKILDELIGYKPTSAENSEFIYNNDVGCTLASMGFKVVVTEGVEWIQGFSGYNYVYENPLCGVRLLLRNYRLSDDIGFRFSLRTWDQYPLTADKYASWLEASPGDVVFVAMDYETFGEHHWPETGIYEFLEWLPREISRRPRLRFSTVTEAATMNRARGIYDVPPWNTISWADERDLSAWIGNEIQRIALETLKNLYSYAKALGGDVLRLWRLFSMSDHFYYQATKTGPAGEVHSYFNPYGSPYRAQITYLRALDMLAKYIAERARRDICEFLKKFRAQDKYCFYFRNQKGLYIGVKACSYGELLNALETLPRDITEHHIARRDIDAWLKNVLLIEGDLKEINEKCSIKAHP
- a CDS encoding CoA-acylating methylmalonate-semialdehyde dehydrogenase — protein: MSRILPEVRKSYGTLPNYIYGEFRSSASAKFLKIYNPALDEVIGEVPISTRDEISEAVDAAYEAFNKWREVPITKRIQYLYKIKDILERHLEDIARIITQNHGKTIHEARGDMRRTIDNVEAAISAAYTLAKGEYMQNIAEGIDEYMVREPLGVFVIVTPFNFPTMIPFWFIPYAIVTGNTVVVKPSEITPAPFHYIIELLHREAGLPKGVLNVVHGDGSVVEELIKNKKVVGVASVGSSQTAERIYRLAGEYGKRSLNGGGAKNFVVVMPDADLDRYIQSIISSFFGNAGQRCLAGSNLVLVGEIYNKGLKAFVENASKLKLGYGLDESVDMGPLVTNKARERVISYIERGIEEGAKLILDGRGARVPEYPKGYFLGPTIFEGVTPDMVIAREEIFGPVASVIKAESLDEAIEMINKSEYGNAAAIFTRSIEAARKFISSVEAGNIGVNIGIPAPIAFFPFAGRKRSFYGVLHPQIDTIDFFTDKKVIIARP